A stretch of DNA from Cannabis sativa cultivar Pink pepper isolate KNU-18-1 chromosome X, ASM2916894v1, whole genome shotgun sequence:
tataccaattttgcccctgtcacttcaagatactctccatgtgactcttttatgtcagggtattttgggtacaatacatataaaatgaggtatgtttcaaataaatataaaattagaggcaaatttggttaattgattaataaaagaggcatttttcaacttaccccacttatttatttaaggtagaattttttagtctaattttttttataattgtgtatgttatagttatttaagatattttataaaattttaaaaaattcaaaatacttttacaatatagaaagatAGCAGTGTTCAAATGGTTTAtttcacacatatataaaatagaaGAGTTATACATGCAAGAGATTGTTTGAACCCTATTTTTGGCGTACTAAATTTTTCTGAAAGTCgcaaaattttgtaagatatttaaaataactacaacgtacacgactatgaaaaatttaaactaaaatattcttTCAGATACCAAAATAGATAGAAATGCATCGGTGCATCCCTTTTAAAAGAATAGTTTTAAAGGGTTTGGACTAATAGTCACAAGAGTAATTTATCAGTGGTTTCTCAATCATTTTCAGTACTCTTACTTCTAACAATAATTTAATGGtaagaattttttaaattaaacaaaagaaaaaacatgAATATAGCATCAATATCAAGTTTTAGTATCAatgttattttttggtttgacaTCCAAACACATTCAACAATCAACTCTTTCCAAGCACTATGCCACATCACTAAGCATTCTCTCCAAACATCAGTGAAGATGCTCTTATAGCTAAAAGCTACTAAAATTGGATTCTGGTAGAAAACAACTCTTtagaactaaaaattaaaactcATTGGCTACTCAACCATgcttttaaaattcaaaaagctAAAAGCAACTATTAAAAGTCCAACCAACCAAGACATATACTATGTAGGTTTAAACATCTAGTAGTCATAAGCATTAGTTTAACATTTTATAGCTCTTTCTCGTAGGTTTAAATTTTGACTCTCTTCTCTAAAAAAAAtaggttaattaagatttttgtttcttaaattttgatatatattaaatcatgttttttgaatttttctggccattaaaaattttctctgaattatttttgttagatttaaagacttttgtctaattgcattcaattttactaatttgataattgtttatgtattaaatcatgctcCTTAAACATTAATATCTATTAAATTAtgtttctcaaactttaatatgtatCAATTTCAATAATTTAAGGGAGATATTTAACGatcttaaaaattcaaaaaatatgatttggtgtatattaaaatttgggggtaaaaattttatttagccAAAATAATGTTAGACATATGAGGTGTTGATTTAAgagttctttgttttttttattttaaatttacatAGATTATTAcgataagagagagagagtctcaATATTTTCACAAAATATGATAAGAGAAAGAGAATCATGGCATCTTAGGTGGAAAAATGCCATATTCCTTGTGCCTTGGCACTATTCTTTTCTACCTTAAAaagaaacaattttttttattattattacacgtgactttatttgtgaaaaatatctccttttttagaaataaaatctAAGACGATATTATTTTGCCAACTTTATTGATAGATGACTTATTGACTTAATATAAAAACTTTGTCCTTATTTAAAGAAAAAGTAATAATGTTAAAACATCAATACAAGTAATAATATGTGCCGATGAAGAGCCAACATAATAATAGTAATTTGTCAGTTAATGGCTACGTCATTGTGTACACTTAAAAGAATTatataagggaaatttgaaattttatcaTAATAAACTCTAAAAttatttgttttcaaaaaaaaaaaaaataaataaaaactctaAAATTATTTCTCTAATACTAAATGTTATACTATAGGCAATATATGACTACTTTTGCTTTATCCCCATAATACCCCTCACATTTGAACCAAAGCAAATCTAAACTTGTCTCTTTCTCTCGACCAAAACACCTCCACAGACTGCGggtcacctccaccacctccaacGACGACGACGAGGACCACCCAGCCCCCTCTGTCGGACCCGAAGCCTCAACCCACCCAGCCCCCTCTCTCGGACCCGAAGCCTCAACCCACCCAGCCCCCTCTCTCGGTCGCGAAGCCTCAACCGACGGTGACGGCGCACGGCGCAGCGGCCCCCATAGCCCTCCTCTCTCCGTGCAccagcccctctctctcttcgtctctctcaaaccaaaaaaaaaccagggatccgatggtcggaccatggggacCGGGAGATTTAATTTTACCAATCTATTATAAATACGCTtttcttcaaaataaaaataaaaataaaaatgccatcataataaaattaaactaaaaaaattgtcTGAATACAAAAAGAATCCTTTAAGGGCTTACTATAACAAATTCCAATAGTAATAATTACAATTTAcaagtaattaataataaaagataaataaagtaaaaaaatatcgTCTTAAATATCTTGATGATGATAATGTTTAtacaattacataaataaaaaatgtctATACATGACATGACTATTGATTAGAAATCACATTTAGAAGGCAAACTCTATTATGAAGAAAAAGCCTAAACAACCCTTCTAATCCATTTTCAAGTCCTTCCATGGCAACTTCTAAAGCTTCCAACTTTTTCAATACATCTTCAATCTTCTCATCATTACCATTTTCATCACAACTCAACAAACCATTCATTGCCATGTCCAAACCTTCAAACTCATTCATcacatgatgatgatgatggtgattATTACCATAATACCCTTTGTGAACCATAATAGAAACCAAAGACCATCTACTTGTCTTAGGCTTCCACAAAGGTGTTGACAAAAACAGAGAAAGTGACCCCAAAATTGAACTTGTAACCAAACTAGTTTCTCTCAAAACTCTAACCACAGCACTCAAATGGGTATCTAAATTAAGAGGAAAGTTACAATTTTTAGTAACCAATTGCCCAAAAATATTGGaacttttcttcattttttttctcaaggcaaagtaagcactcacactagTTTCTATTGAAGAATGATCATCATAATCAGATTCCAACACCTTGGCTCTTCTTATGGCTGATTGAAGATCTTTGACATTCTGTTTAAGCATTGAAACGACATCGTTTGTGTTGTGACAAATGTCTAAGTAGCTAAGCGAGTCATCCACTAACTCATTAACCCATTTGTGTTGTTGGTGCTGAGCCAAAGCTTGCCGAGTCAATGGTAAGCTTAGCAAATCTTCTAGTTGTCCGTACAAGtctttgagagaagagagtgagTTACatagtgatgatgatgatgttgttgttgttgttgaagaTGAGATCTCTTTGTTGATAATAAGGTTGATTTTGTTTAACTCTTGTTCAACTTTTTGTGTTGTGGGGTGTGATCGAACTGGTAAGGTATTAGATCGAATGTTGTAAAGATGTTTTTGGGTGAAAGAAGGCATTTTTATTAGTATTTGAGTTTGTTGAATGAGTTTCTCCACAATTTATAACAAAAAGATTCAAACTTTATTAATGCCCACGTGTCAAAAAATTGTGGGGTTCCCTTTGAGTTGTGATATTGAGATATTTATGTATGTGTACAGAGCAAAAGAATCTAACTTCATTAATGCCAAGTGTCAAAAAATTGTGGGTTTTTTTTGGAAGTTATTATATTGAGAATGAGTATTGTGATtggttattaatatttataacgatattttttaaaaattatttttttaagtttagatttgatatttaattatattaatattgatATGACATCAAACAGAGTGTTAGGTACCAGTAATATTTTTTAGCAATTCTCTATTAAAAATCGCTGAATATGCAACTAaagtagaaataaaaaatattatgagtaTCTAAGAATAGGCAGCTGCATTTTAAGAaggtatttaaaaataaaacaaaagttAAAGTGAGATCCaacaaagtgtaaaaatgagagAAACAAGATATTTATGTATGCATAGAGCAAAAGAATCTAACTTTATTAATACCCACGTGTCAAAAATTTATGGGGTTGTGTTATTTTTGGTAAGTTTTGAAGTTATGTTAACTTGTCACATCTTTCACCCAACCTTTAACACTAATAGAGACAATGATGATTATGTGTATGTGTACCTCTCTAAACCATACAAAGGGTtctctcattatttttatttaattttaattttggttttatttaactaaaaagaaaatagaTTTAATTGCCATTTGGCATATATGTGTAAATGGTATAGAAATGTGTCTCTTGTTGGTTTCATGCAACATAGCAGCCGACTAAAGCCACCGATTTCTtgtttatatgtcaaaattcatTGAAGTTGGTTACCAATTAAGAAAAGTTGGGATAAGAGTTTGTGGAAACCAAGAGATCTTGAAAGATCACCTACactttattttatcttatttatttattagttagttTAGTGAATGCATATATGGGAAatggggtttgggtttgggtttgcttttctttcattaataaaatgaaagaagaagaatagaatagaatagaaaacttttttgtttattaatatttggTGCACGAGTGAGTGACATGTTTCATCTATATGTCCCCTATAAGGATATCAAACCTaacattaattttattatagggAGATTATGGATTATGTGTACACAACCctctaaaaatctaaaaatttatCAATTCAATTTTGTTTTCAATGATtgtgtttattataattattttatattttgtaaaattttaaaatttttatttaaataatttatagtataaaAAATGAACGGATCTACTTATGTAGCTTTGGGAGCTGTAGCCTCAAAGATAAAAagattgtattaattttttttttatttgataattaaacacaaaagTAAAATGGTATAGAAACTCccacaaatatatttatagtaatTTAATTTAGGAGTGTACACCAATTTAATTACAATCGACCGATCCAATTCCAACTGATCCAATAAAATTAGATATCTaattataattggatcggatcggatgaaaattttaaaaattcaatcggATCGAATCGGTTGTTGGATGGGACATCCGATCCCATGAATAACCGACCAAACTGATCCAATTATCATCCAATGGTCATCcaattatatttgtatatttttaaaatacatttataattttatatatttattttaaaatatattaattgatttaatatatatttaacacatgacattaatgaaaaaatactttaaatttaaaatattaattctcaTATTCCTAAACGGTAATAAAATTGTTAATGCGTattgaataaattttattttttagcaaTTTTATTATGATATCATGAGAATTAGGTTGAACTAAactaatatttattatgtatattgaattattaagttttaaattatatatttttctttttaataatgaaatcaacttaaatggtAGCTAAAATGGATTAGATggattcaattcaatccaataGAAAACAATCAATGCATCTAATGGttggaaccgatccaatccaatacattcATTTGATCAGATCGGATCAGATCAGATGACTCAAttcaattagattggatcggatgaaaaaattcaatatacaataaataattggattggatcggttgagTCTAAATCCATTAAATGTGATCCATTGAATCAGATCATCACTGCACATAACAGATTATTTTAAACTCTATTTTGGATactcaaaaatttataaaattttataagttaatatctcaaatttatatgttatttgagTTTATGCTTATTAATTGATTAGTTGCCTCTTAATTTCTTGGGTTGGTTTCATTAATCCTACTACATACTAACACAATTgacctatatatataaacatatatatatatatatatttaaggtctaattatatatatttatatatgaatgaATGGCTATTTATGGTACATGTGGAAggctcttctcttcttcttcttggatTTTTGACAAACTTAGGTGACATGCATTTGGTTTTAATTAGTATATAGATTAtagaatataattatatatataatatattataatatacttAATTAAGCTCTATTGACTATTGTTGAATGGAATAATATAGTTATAAATAATGGTACTATTTGGTTTTGGTTACATTTATATAATGTGAATGGAATAAGTATAGTATTGACAAAATTGTTcttatattactaaaaaagcaaaaacaaattaatgatatagatatttttaataGTAATGGAAAATAAGATTCTTATtgggagaaaataaaataaaaattgtatttGTAAATAtaatccttttttatttttattaaaatatatattttatttatattaccaAGAACACTTTCTGAGAGTTGAATTGTTATTTTCTCCCTTGTCCATTTGCATGAGACTTATATtccacatttttattattatttgttaaattaatatttttgttgatccctttttgaaattttctctcATATAAACATTCTTTACTTAATTACAATAACAATTAAAAAGAATAGAAAAATGTATTGCATAACCCTTAAAAAAGTTGTTTtggtataattttattttttcggtATTTgagatagtttttttttagttcttTATAATTATCTGTATTGTGgttatttaagattatttgtaaatttataaaaaattataagtagtctataatataaaaaatacaatttaaatattttactacacactgtttatttatatacatgATAAGTAActgaataaattttatttttgacactATAATTTattcgaatttttttaaaattaataaacggttttaaataactataacatacaagtattaaacaaaataaactaaaatattcttttaattattatcaAGACAGatgaaaattaccaaaataaccTTGGGGATGTACTCTAGATCTaccaaaaattcaaaatattttgaattattgGGAGCACCTGGCCGGCTTGACTGATCTTGGTCATATATTCTTTTgcattgaaaagaaaaaagaaaagaaaaattacaaaaaaagaaAGGGTATGAAACAAAATCCCATGAATGAGAAAGTGTATACACATAAAAAGCTGCATAATATAGTGGCTTCTTTTTCAAACACAAAACAACAATTTTTGTTTGGCTTTTGATCAAATTAAAGTGGCTTTGCttagaaaagagagaaaggttAAAAGATAAAAGATGCGAATAAATGGGAGATATCAATATCAACTATATGTATgatcttatttttataaaaatataaattaactaATCACATCTCTCAACAATAAATTACTTTGAATTGTGTgacattaatatattaaaaaattctaCAATATACTTGTTATTGTTACGCTAATATAggagaattttttaatttaattttttttattatctacattatagttatttaaaatattttgtaaaatttttaatttttttttttaaaaaataaaacatgtcataaagtataaaataaaagagtcttGTGTGCAACAGACTGtttgaatcttatttttagtgttatatttgcttaaatttttttaaaatttttacagaatatcttaaataataattacaatataaacgactataaaaaaaattaagctaaAAAATTCTCTTAAATGACAAAGCAGATACGAAATGTATTGATGACACCTaaggctcgtttggaacgccgtattagatcgtattgtattgtattgtattgtattatattgaattgtattttatgcaatattttaatgtaaaactatatgtggtattaacttttatggacacttaaatatataatattttagtaaaacttaaagtttgacatagtattatataaaaatataatgtataatctaattcaatataatacaatacaatacaatacgacctaatacggcattCCAAACGAGATGTTAGGGGTGTGTTGTATATTACATTATGAACATATTGTTATTGGGCACTAGTGGTGCTACCACTTTCTAGACGtgttgccttgtgattgactagcgatactccctaaaagttattataaattatatgagactcgatAATTAATTGGACCAATAACGATATTAATCATGTAGGAGGCTGCTAAATATACTGGTACCTTTTAGTATTTCTCATTACATTATatagagaaatgttaaagggcACCAGACCAGTAGTGCCTAGCACCCTCTTATGTGTTAATATCGATATTAGTccaactaaattttaaattttttatataatttaatataataacttttaagaaGTTTGGTTAGGGAAAATAACATAACATGTGTAGAGATATCAGCTAGGCATCACAGATATTATATATTCTCAAAGTCAAAagttaatttttcaataaaaacaatGGTGGAGCCTCATAGACACGCGTCTTCCATCACTCAATAATTCTATCCACTAACCACTTAAGATGCTCCACGTGGTGCTTCCTTCCATCACAAGAGAAAAGGTTCatgaatatataattaatgaagCATGTGGATCATGTTCATGAGGGTAATATTAATAACTCATTAAGTAAAGATCGATTAACCTCCCTAAGATACTActgattaataattattaaccaTCTCTATGGTGAAGTGAAACTATACACtatttatgtttaaattatgaGTTTCCATTTATGGTTGGATTCATAGTTTGAAAACTTTGATAAACTAATAATTTTAGGCTTTATTAATTGTAGAACTAGAAAAGccccttaattttattattttgtatagaattttgtgtgtgtgtgtgagagagagagagagagagagagagagagagagagagagagagagatttccaTTGAGAAAGAAAAGGATAGCCAAAAACTTGTATTAAAATATATGCAAGAGTAGTCTTTTTCTTTACATTGTACAATAGCAATACAATACCAACAATAATTTACATAGTTTGATATTGATTTCTCATAtgaaaaaactagaaaattcCAAAGCAAATCCTTAAAAAAATTTTGGTAAAATGCTTTGCAAACTATATATAGAACTCTTCTCTTTTAAAACTTTTTCTCTATTGAGAGATAATGTTCAAAAGAGAGGTTCTTGTTCTAATCAACTTCCTAAACAAACTTTCCAAACCATTTTCAAGCCCATCAATGCTCATCTCCAAATCCTCACTTCTCTTTTGAGCTATTTTTAGCTTCAAATCATCATAATTACAACATAACAAAGATGACAAAGCAATATCAACACTCTCCAATTCATTCCCACACTCTAATAACTTTTCTTCACAAGCAACTGCACTACTCTTGTTGACCAATTTTGACACCAAAGACCATTTTGAGACCTTATTAGGAGTCATAATTAAGTACATGAAAAGAGATTGGAAAATAGAGCTATTCATAGCACACACTTGTCTAAGTGCTCTCATCACAGCACACAAGTGATCATTTTCTTCACTCAATATTTGTGTTTGTGATGACTCAAATTTCTTACTCACTTGCTTCATTGCAAAAGTCAACTTTTTGACCTCTTTTTTCATCTTCTTTCTAAAACAATTGTAGGTTGTGATGTTAATCTCCATAATGGGGTCCCCTTTTCTTCTCCTAAGAGTGGATTGAAGAGCTCCAACATGTTGTTTAGTTTGAAGCAAAACATCTCTTGTAATACCACATAAGTCCAAGAGCCTTAGTGAGGCTTCCAACAAATCTTCTAAGCTTTTTTCATGTTGATTTTGAGAAAGGACTTGTTGGGTTGACCCCATTTGGAGAAGATCATCAACACATTCATATAACTCTTCTAGCTCAAATAATAAGCCtttgaaaaatgatgatgatgatgaggtgGCAACCTCAAATTCCAAAGCTTGGATTTTGTGTAGTTGTTGTTCTATTCTTGTTGTGCTTGGATGAGGCCTTGTTGGGAGGCTTATGGATCTAACACTAAGCTTGTTGATAGCCATATTTGGTTTAGTTTTAGCAATTTTGAGAGAAGGGTTTTTCTTGGTTTTTCTATCTTATGGCTCAAACACTCTctttatatatacacacaaaaagggaaaaagtaATGAGAATAAGAAAAAAGGGGGACAAAGTTCAAAGTGGAGAGCATGTGATGGTGGTATGGGCCTATGGGGAAGGTTTATTTTCCCTTCAAATTCGGCTAAGTTGTCACATCTTAGGCCAACAAAAACTACAATCATTGCATATTACTTTAAATAATGCCATATGTATGTATATtagtattttgttgttttatatctatatattttattgtagaGCATTCTTCTAATTATTAGCTACCGGTTTTGTTTAATATTCTTAGTATGGTTTTTTAAATTACGTGattatatcaataataatattatgatattggtaccttttaataaattttgtttattattaattatataaaaaatctatagtacatttttttaaaagactATATGAATATTTCTTTATCTGTTTTAGTATTCGtaagaattttttaatctaatatcttttttattattatcacgtaaatttaaaaaaaaatcaaaataatatacACTGTCGAAAATAAATTAGTTCAAAGAGTTCCAAGCCATGTGTGTATAAGAAAAACATGATGACGAGTATATAACAAAGTATTTGAACCTTAATTTTAATcttgtaaattatttaattttttttaaaaatttacatatatataattataaataacgacaatatacatgattataaaaaataaagccGACCCTGAGAATATATGTGTCTAAGAGAGTCATGAGACACCATTGCTTGTATAATATGCATCATATACTCCAAACCATGAACAATTGTTGTTTACAATTCAtcacttaatttaatttaaataaaaacttgatattgttttttattttttattttgggttcccaaaaagtatgaaTCCTGAGTACAAGCCTAACTCGTCTATATTTAGAGCTAATCCTATGAAATAAAATGGACTAAAACGTTCTTCTATataccaaaacaaataaaaaatatagctATAGCAAAGAACTTGAATTACCCATTATTATATATGCAAAGAACCTAATAAAACATATACATTGGCTTGCCTCCAATTGTTTCCATAAGATACATCCTCcatttttcattaaattaaaaatcaaaactgCCTGCTGATGATATACGTGGCCTGTCTGTGATGTCCCTATatctatacattatatatatattcccaaaactttatttaaacaaaaacccaaaaagaaaaaaaaaacagattgaaatttgaaaaaattcatgaGATCCAGATCTATATCTATAATATATTCACACTAGCTAGCTCAAAAAgaaactatatattatatataaataaatattgtgtattaattacatatatatgcaCGAGTGTGGATATATGTATGGAAGTCGTgtctctattattattattattatttatttcaaaatattcatAAATAATTGGAGATAAGA
This window harbors:
- the LOC115702441 gene encoding uncharacterized protein LOC115702441; this encodes MAINKLSVRSISLPTRPHPSTTRIEQQLHKIQALEFEVATSSSSSFFKGLLFELEELYECVDDLLQMGSTQQVLSQNQHEKSLEDLLEASLRLLDLCGITRDVLLQTKQHVGALQSTLRRRKGDPIMEINITTYNCFRKKMKKEVKKLTFAMKQVSKKFESSQTQILSEENDHLCAVMRALRQVCAMNSSIFQSLFMYLIMTPNKVSKWSLVSKLVNKSSAVACEEKLLECGNELESVDIALSSLLCCNYDDLKLKIAQKRSEDLEMSIDGLENGLESLFRKLIRTRTSLLNIISQ
- the LOC115702641 gene encoding uncharacterized protein LOC115702641 — its product is MPSFTQKHLYNIRSNTLPVRSHPTTQKVEQELNKINLIINKEISSSTTTTTSSSSLCNSLSSLKDLYGQLEDLLSLPLTRQALAQHQQHKWVNELVDDSLSYLDICHNTNDVVSMLKQNVKDLQSAIRRAKVLESDYDDHSSIETSVSAYFALRKKMKKSSNIFGQLVTKNCNFPLNLDTHLSAVVRVLRETSLVTSSILGSLSLFLSTPLWKPKTSRWSLVSIMVHKGYYGNNHHHHHHVMNEFEGLDMAMNGLLSCDENGNDEKIEDVLKKLEALEVAMEGLENGLEGLFRLFLHNRVCLLNVISNQ